DNA sequence from the Verrucomicrobiia bacterium genome:
GCATCCGCGATAGAGCTTTTCGATTTGTCGGTCCAGACCTGGATGCCGTGCTCGCGGAGGGAATGAGTCGTGGCGCTTTCCTTGGAATCAAAGCCCGCAACTTCGTAGCCCTGGCGTTTCAAGATGCGGGCAAGGCCGCTCATGCCGACCCCGCCGATCCCGATCAAGTAGATGCGTTTGGCATTCCCGATGAGGTTAGTACTGATGACGCTCACTCGGCTCTCCTTTTATGAATAAATACATCTAATGCAAAATGGGTTGTTTTTTCCGGGGCCTCGGGACAAGCAAGCTTTCCCATGGCCTCCGACATCCGGCGCCTTCCGTCCTCGTCCGCGACAAGCTCCCGCAAAACCGCGGCGAGCGATTCGGGCGTCAGGCTCGATTCGAGCTCGACACGCACCGCGCCGCGTTTTTCAAAGTAGCGCGCGTTGTCGGCCTGATGGCCGCCCGCATGGGGGTACGGGATCACCACGGCGGGAACGCGGAACATGGCCAGCTCGAACAAGGTGTTCGCGCCGGCCCGCGTCAGCGCCAGATCCGCCTCGGGGTAAAGGCTCTCCATTTTTTCAAAGAAGGGAAAAACTTTGGCTTCGAGGCCCTGTTTTCGGTACGTTTCGGTCACCGAAACCAAATCTTTTTCACCGGTGATATGAGTAACGGCTATTTTGTTTTTTTCTTCAGAATTCAGCAGCGAA
Encoded proteins:
- a CDS encoding UDP-N-acetylglucosamine--N-acetylmuramyl-(pentapeptide) pyrophosphoryl-undecaprenol N-acetylglucosamine transferase encodes the protein SLRSAGFLLKLARAFGASYRHLTRLKPDLSVGFGSYVSFPGMLLSAWKKIPTVIHEQNAVPGKATQWLAGHADGAAVSFPETLENAKLRRREVTGLPLRSRFYQSLSSPRTAPANGRVKLLIVGGSQGASFLNRTILDAFSLLNSEEKNKIAVTHITGEKDLVSVTETYRKQGLEAKVFPFFEKMESLYPEADLALTRAGANTLFELAMFRVPAVVIPYPHAGGHQADNARYFEKRGAVRVELESSLTPESLAAVLRELVADEDGRRRMSEAMGKLACPEAPEKTTHFALDVFIHKRRAE